The genome window CGCATGGAGCGTGTTTCGCCCTTCACCGGGTCGAACAGCCGCGTTTCCTGATCGATCGAACCGCCATCTTCGAGGATGGCGACCTGGCGCCGCGCCTCATATTCGATGGCCTGGCCGACAAAGCGGATCGAGTTGACGTTCTTGATTTCACAGCGTGTACCGAACTCACCGCCCGGCTTGCGCACTGAAACGTTCACGTCGGCACGCATCGAGCCTTCGTCCATGTTGCCATCGCAGGTGCCGAGATAGCGCACGATGGTGCGCAGCTTGGTGAGATACGCTTTCGCCTCGTCGGAAGACCGCATGTCCGGCTTGGAGACGATTTCCATCAGCGCCACGCCAGAGCGGTTCAGGTCTACATAGGACATGGTCGGATTCTGGTCGTGCAGCGACTTGCCCGCGTCCTGCTCGAGATGCAGGCGCTCGATGCCGATCTCAATGTCCTCGAACTCGCCTTGTCTGTCGGGGCCAACCGAGATGATCATCGTGCCTTCGCCAACGATCGGCTGTTTGAACTGCGAAATCTGATAGCCCTGCGGCAGATCGGGATAGAAGTAGTTCTTGCGGTCGAAAACCGACTTCAGGTTGATCTGCGCCTTGAGGCCAAGCCCCGTACGGATCGCCTGACGCACGCACCACTCATTGATAACCGGCAGCATGCCGGGCATCGCGGCGTCCACCAGGGAAACATTCTCGTTCGGCTCCGCGCCGAACGTGGTCGACGCACCGGAAAACAGTTTCGAATTGGAAGTGACCTGCGCATGAACTTCCATGCCGATGACGATCTCCCAATCGCCTGTGGCACCGGAAATGAAACGCTTGGGTTCGGGCGTACGGGTATCAACGAGAGTCATGCTGGGCTGTCATTCCTGGCTAAAAATATCTGGAGGCCTTGAGAAACTAGCAAAAGGTCTCTGATACTGGCTAGTGCAATCCGCCTAACGAGGCAAGTGTTTCTCCGTGCGAACGGCTGATGATCCGCGGAAATGCTGGTCGTGCATGCCTCGATCTCTACATAAGGCAGGTGCGA of Phyllobacterium zundukense contains these proteins:
- the gatB gene encoding Asp-tRNA(Asn)/Glu-tRNA(Gln) amidotransferase subunit GatB; its protein translation is MTLVDTRTPEPKRFISGATGDWEIVIGMEVHAQVTSNSKLFSGASTTFGAEPNENVSLVDAAMPGMLPVINEWCVRQAIRTGLGLKAQINLKSVFDRKNYFYPDLPQGYQISQFKQPIVGEGTMIISVGPDRQGEFEDIEIGIERLHLEQDAGKSLHDQNPTMSYVDLNRSGVALMEIVSKPDMRSSDEAKAYLTKLRTIVRYLGTCDGNMDEGSMRADVNVSVRKPGGEFGTRCEIKNVNSIRFVGQAIEYEARRQVAILEDGGSIDQETRLFDPVKGETRSMRSKEEAHDYRYFPDPDLLPLEFEQAYVDELRADLPELPDDKKARLVSELGLSVYDASILVTEKAIADYYEAVANGRDGKLSANWVINDLLGQLNKAGKGIEESPVSPAQLGAVIDLIKEGTISGKIAKDLFEIVWNEGGDPRELVESRGMKQVTDTGAIEKAVDDVIAANPDKVEQAKVKPSLAGWFVGQVMKSTGGKANPQVLSDLVKAKLGIVE